A genomic segment from uncultured Erythrobacter sp. encodes:
- a CDS encoding NAD(P)-binding protein: MTTIETDYLIIGGGAVGMAFADTIIAETEAHVTIVDRQAKPGGHWNDAYGFVALHQPSAFYGVNSLPLGENRKDTHGANAGLYELASGAEVSGYYDKVMRQRLLPSGQVTYLPMSEYRGDGRIVSLMSGGETQVTVRRKTVDATYNSPTIPANHTPSFAVGEGVQLVPPGEMMRLWRKPERPSRFVVLGAGKTAMDAVGWLLAMGTPPDVIQWVKPREGWLINRTCTQPGVEFFDAVFGGQLAQMQAFAEGASPDDVFARLEAAGTMLRIDPDVTPTMFHYATISAGEVEQLRRVTNVVRKGRVKAITAAAIELDEGSEPAVADALYIDCTASAVEARPSVPIFQGDRIVPQLVRVPQPCFSAALIAFVEAHYPDDAAKNALCRTVPFPHDLTSYCTTNIVNLMNQGAWFGDERLGTWIRQSRLDGFGKIAASVDRSDSARVAVLQQMRQMGPLAVQNLMRLTSAS, from the coding sequence ATGACCACCATCGAAACCGACTACCTGATCATCGGCGGCGGGGCGGTCGGCATGGCGTTTGCCGATACGATCATCGCCGAGACTGAGGCGCACGTCACCATCGTTGACAGGCAGGCGAAACCCGGCGGGCACTGGAACGATGCCTATGGCTTTGTCGCGCTGCACCAGCCCTCGGCGTTCTACGGGGTCAATTCGCTCCCCTTGGGAGAGAACCGCAAAGACACCCACGGTGCCAATGCGGGGCTGTACGAACTGGCGTCGGGCGCGGAGGTGAGCGGTTATTACGACAAGGTCATGCGCCAGCGGCTGCTGCCGTCGGGGCAGGTCACCTATCTGCCGATGAGCGAATATCGCGGGGACGGCCGCATCGTCTCGCTGATGTCGGGCGGGGAAACGCAGGTGACGGTGCGCCGCAAGACGGTCGATGCGACCTATAACAGCCCGACCATTCCGGCCAACCACACCCCGAGCTTTGCCGTGGGGGAGGGTGTGCAATTGGTGCCCCCCGGCGAAATGATGCGCCTGTGGCGCAAGCCTGAGCGGCCGTCGCGCTTCGTCGTACTGGGTGCTGGCAAGACCGCGATGGATGCGGTGGGCTGGCTGCTCGCGATGGGAACGCCGCCGGATGTGATCCAGTGGGTCAAGCCGCGCGAAGGCTGGCTGATCAACCGCACCTGCACGCAGCCCGGTGTGGAGTTTTTCGACGCGGTGTTCGGCGGGCAGCTGGCGCAGATGCAGGCCTTTGCGGAAGGCGCCTCGCCGGACGATGTGTTTGCGCGGCTTGAAGCAGCGGGCACGATGCTGCGGATCGATCCTGATGTCACGCCCACCATGTTTCACTACGCGACGATCTCGGCGGGCGAGGTCGAGCAATTGCGCCGCGTCACCAATGTCGTGCGCAAGGGCCGCGTGAAGGCGATCACCGCCGCAGCGATTGAACTGGACGAAGGCAGCGAACCGGCAGTGGCGGATGCGCTTTACATCGATTGCACCGCCTCGGCAGTCGAAGCGCGGCCGTCGGTGCCGATCTTTCAGGGCGACCGGATCGTGCCGCAACTCGTGCGGGTGCCGCAGCCGTGTTTCTCGGCAGCGCTGATCGCCTTTGTCGAGGCGCATTATCCCGATGATGCGGCGAAGAACGCGCTGTGCCGCACGGTGCCATTCCCGCATGATCTGACCAGCTATTGCACCACCAACATCGTCAACCTGATGAACCAGGGCGCGTGGTTCGGGGATGAGCGGTTGGGGACGTGGATCCGCCAAAGCCGGCTCGACGGGTTCGGCAAGATCGCCGCGAGTGTCGACCGCAGCGATAGTGCGCGGGTGGCGGTGCTTCAGCAAATGCGGCAAATGGGCCCGCTGGCGGTGCAGAACCTGATGCGGCTAACCAGCGCTTCTTAA
- a CDS encoding TetR/AcrR family transcriptional regulator encodes MSRALTDDDLARFQAQLCDVAEVMFAERGAEQVSMRQIAAALGVSPMTPYRYFASRDDILAAVRIRGFERFAEQLEAAYAATPGDAAARGAAAGRAYLDFALSNANTYRLMFEQHQQEDGSDNALGRAVARARATLSVYGDGLIGSGMAEAEARALELLIWSTLHGAVTLELAGTTPPGSARQTLELLGRLEMRG; translated from the coding sequence TTGTCCCGCGCGCTCACCGATGATGACCTCGCCCGCTTTCAGGCGCAGCTGTGCGATGTGGCCGAGGTGATGTTTGCCGAGCGCGGGGCAGAGCAGGTCTCCATGCGGCAGATCGCTGCCGCGCTCGGGGTCAGCCCGATGACGCCCTATCGCTATTTCGCCAGCCGGGACGATATCTTGGCCGCCGTGCGGATCCGGGGCTTCGAACGCTTCGCCGAACAGCTTGAGGCCGCCTATGCGGCAACTCCGGGAGATGCCGCAGCCAGGGGCGCAGCAGCCGGGCGCGCCTATCTCGATTTCGCGCTGAGCAATGCCAACACCTATCGCCTGATGTTCGAACAGCATCAACAGGAGGACGGCAGCGACAACGCGCTGGGCCGAGCGGTGGCGCGGGCGCGGGCGACGCTGTCGGTCTATGGCGACGGGTTGATCGGGAGCGGGATGGCGGAAGCCGAAGCGCGGGCGCTGGAACTGCTGATCTGGTCGACCTTGCACGGCGCAGTCACACTTGAACTGGCGGGCACCACCCCGCCAGGCTCGGCCCGGCAAACACTGGAACTGCTCGGCCGGCTCGAGATGCGCGGCTGA
- a CDS encoding efflux transporter outer membrane subunit → MKRLVTLALASTMLAGCVNLAPDHTRPELATAPAFDPAYRPDGTVVASQLSYREWYQDPRLQDLIASALANNRDLMAATARIEQARASFRIENSRRLPSVVATASGTRSRQATAGNPALGGGSGNQPASFTFNRYDIGVGVSSFELDFWGRVKNLSEAARASYLASVATQRAFYLSLIADTATTYFEIVETEEQIVLAEATAASRREGLKIAKLRLDAGVTSALPYRQAETLLTQAEQQIASERLALAQLRNQLAVLVGGTVPDNLPQGLSLAAQADERRLAAGLPSELLLARPDIIAAEEQLRAARANIGAARAAFFPSISLTSNVGLTSTSLGNLFDGDGLGWSFGPSISLPIFDFGQREANLDLAKALEVEQVATYDRTVQQAFREVSDALAGREYLAQQIATLERARAAQVEIARIARARYREGVADYLEVLDAERNLFSAEQQLLATRRAWLQNGATLFVSLGGGAGAGEPGD, encoded by the coding sequence ATGAAGCGCCTCGTCACTCTTGCGCTGGCATCGACGATGCTGGCGGGCTGCGTCAATCTCGCGCCCGATCACACGCGCCCGGAGCTGGCAACTGCGCCTGCCTTCGATCCCGCCTACCGCCCGGATGGCACCGTGGTCGCATCCCAGCTGTCCTATCGCGAATGGTATCAGGACCCGCGCCTGCAAGACCTGATTGCCAGCGCGCTCGCCAACAATCGCGATCTGATGGCGGCGACCGCCCGGATCGAGCAGGCCCGCGCCAGCTTCCGGATCGAGAACAGCCGCCGCTTGCCGAGCGTCGTGGCGACCGCCAGCGGCACGCGCTCGCGCCAAGCCACGGCGGGCAATCCGGCGCTCGGGGGCGGGTCCGGCAATCAGCCTGCCTCCTTCACCTTCAACCGCTATGACATCGGGGTCGGGGTGAGCTCGTTCGAGCTCGATTTCTGGGGCCGGGTCAAGAACCTGAGCGAAGCGGCGCGGGCGAGCTACCTCGCTTCGGTCGCCACGCAGCGGGCGTTCTACCTCTCACTGATCGCCGACACCGCCACGACCTATTTCGAAATCGTCGAGACCGAAGAACAGATCGTGCTGGCCGAAGCGACTGCGGCGAGCCGCCGGGAAGGTTTGAAGATCGCCAAGCTGCGGCTGGATGCCGGGGTGACGTCGGCGCTGCCATACCGGCAGGCGGAAACCCTGCTGACTCAGGCCGAACAGCAGATCGCCAGCGAGCGATTGGCGCTGGCGCAATTGCGCAACCAGCTGGCAGTGCTGGTGGGCGGGACTGTGCCGGACAACCTGCCGCAGGGCCTCTCGCTCGCAGCGCAGGCGGATGAGCGGCGGCTGGCGGCGGGGCTGCCGTCCGAACTGCTTCTGGCCCGGCCCGACATTATCGCGGCCGAGGAACAGTTGCGCGCCGCACGTGCCAATATCGGGGCGGCGCGCGCGGCGTTCTTCCCGTCGATTTCGCTGACCAGCAATGTCGGCCTGACCTCCACCAGCCTTGGCAACCTGTTCGATGGCGATGGCCTGGGCTGGAGCTTCGGACCTTCGATCTCGCTTCCGATCTTCGATTTCGGTCAGCGTGAGGCGAACCTCGATCTGGCCAAGGCGTTGGAGGTCGAACAGGTCGCGACCTATGACCGCACCGTGCAGCAGGCGTTCCGCGAAGTGTCCGATGCGCTCGCCGGGCGCGAATATCTTGCCCAGCAGATCGCGACGCTGGAGCGGGCGCGGGCCGCTCAGGTCGAAATCGCCCGCATCGCGCGGGCGCGTTACCGGGAGGGCGTGGCCGATTACCTCGAAGTGCTGGACGCCGAACGCAATCTGTTCAGCGCCGAGCAGCAATTGCTGGCCACCCGCCGCGCATGGTTGCAAAACGGCGCGACGCTGTTCGTGTCGTTGGGCGGCGGTGCGGGAGCGGGCGAGCCGGGCGACTGA
- a CDS encoding efflux RND transporter permease subunit: MARFFIDRPIFAWVMALGILLAGIIAVRALPIEQYPEVAPPSLTISVVYPGADAQTLEQNVTQVIEQQLNGVEGFLYMASSSASNGTASITLTFEAGTDIDIAQTEVQNRLSTVEARLPEEVRQQGITVRQANAGFLLIVALTSPAGNLNSTDLGNIASSQVIDELRRVPGVGDVTLFGSPYAMRIWLDPDALASYNLSPTAVLNAIREQNAQIAGGSIGAKPLAAGQQITATISSEGRFKTVEEFENIILRANTGAAVVRLGEVARIEVGAQSYATSTTLNGTPMAGMAVQLGTGANALAAAEGVKARMAELAPGLPGDVTWSIPYDTTPFVQASVDEVIKTLVEAMVLVFLVMYLFLQNWRATLIPTLVVPIALAGACLGLWLFGFSINVLSLFGMVLAIGILVDDAIVVIENVERIMREEGLSPLEATRKAMDQITTAIIGITLVLIAVFVPMAFFPGSTGGIYRQFSVTLAIAIFFSAFLALSLTPALCATFLKPIAGEGHGAGHAGETPGDPAPHQPGWRGWLASARGVAGRFLGKFNIWFARMEGKYDHSNTRILSRPKRGMAVFLALVAVTVLLFLRLPTAFLPTEDQGYLITAVQAPPGATEERMDEALKPVTDFWMAQPEVDSLVVIRGFSFFGQGQNNALMFASLKPWEERGAPESGADALLGKGMGTFMQNDGATAFVIQPPAIQSLGQASGFTLKLQDRAGLGREALIAARDQLLGAASQSALITGLRPEDQGPSPEVKIAIDRVQARALGLSMAEVNAALSITFGSAYANDFNREGRVLQVLVQADAPFRMTPDNVLALRIPNAVGELVPFGAFATAEWSAAPASLARYNGYPAMTLSGMAAPGKSSGAALAEMERLAGELPQGIGYEWTGVSFEEKQAGGQIGLLLGLSVVVVFLVLAALYESWTIPLAVLLIVPMGVLGAVLFSMLRGLSADVYFNVGLITIIGLAAKNAILIVEFAIEEEDRGESPLDAVRSAARLRLRPIIMTSLAFAMGMVPLVLASGAGAASRIAVGTGVLGGMVAATVLGIFLIPLLYLMVRRLGRGKHQDKPAEPVLPHNPQQGGEPAQ; encoded by the coding sequence ATGGCCCGCTTTTTCATTGATCGCCCGATCTTTGCGTGGGTGATGGCGCTCGGCATCCTGCTCGCCGGGATCATCGCCGTGCGCGCCTTGCCGATCGAGCAATATCCCGAAGTCGCTCCGCCATCGCTGACGATCAGCGTGGTCTATCCCGGCGCTGACGCCCAGACGCTGGAACAGAACGTCACGCAGGTGATCGAACAGCAGCTCAACGGGGTCGAAGGTTTCCTCTACATGGCCTCGTCCAGTGCATCGAACGGCACGGCGAGCATCACGCTGACCTTCGAGGCCGGGACCGATATCGATATCGCCCAGACCGAAGTGCAGAACCGCCTCAGCACGGTCGAAGCGCGCCTGCCCGAAGAAGTCCGCCAGCAGGGTATTACCGTCAGGCAGGCCAATGCCGGGTTCCTGCTGATCGTCGCGCTGACGTCGCCAGCAGGCAACCTCAACAGCACCGATCTCGGCAACATCGCCTCCAGTCAGGTGATCGACGAACTGCGCCGTGTGCCGGGGGTGGGCGATGTTACTCTGTTCGGCTCGCCCTATGCGATGCGCATCTGGCTCGATCCCGATGCACTGGCGTCCTACAACCTTTCGCCCACCGCAGTGCTGAACGCGATCCGCGAACAGAACGCCCAGATCGCCGGTGGCTCGATCGGAGCCAAGCCGCTCGCAGCCGGCCAGCAGATCACCGCGACAATTTCCAGCGAGGGCCGGTTCAAGACGGTCGAGGAGTTCGAGAATATCATCCTGCGGGCCAACACCGGCGCTGCGGTGGTACGGCTGGGCGAAGTCGCCCGGATCGAGGTCGGCGCGCAAAGCTACGCCACATCGACCACGCTCAATGGCACGCCGATGGCGGGGATGGCGGTGCAGCTTGGCACCGGTGCCAACGCGCTCGCCGCAGCAGAGGGCGTGAAGGCGCGCATGGCTGAGCTCGCCCCCGGCCTGCCGGGCGATGTCACCTGGTCGATCCCCTATGACACCACGCCTTTCGTCCAGGCCTCGGTCGACGAGGTGATCAAGACGCTGGTTGAGGCGATGGTGCTGGTGTTCTTGGTCATGTACCTGTTCCTCCAGAACTGGCGCGCGACGCTAATCCCGACGCTGGTGGTGCCGATTGCGCTGGCGGGTGCCTGTCTGGGACTGTGGCTGTTCGGCTTTTCGATCAACGTGCTGTCCTTGTTCGGCATGGTGCTGGCGATCGGCATTCTGGTCGATGACGCAATCGTGGTTATCGAGAATGTCGAGCGGATCATGCGCGAGGAAGGCCTCTCCCCGCTGGAGGCGACCCGCAAGGCGATGGACCAGATCACCACCGCCATCATCGGCATCACGCTGGTGCTGATCGCGGTGTTCGTGCCGATGGCGTTCTTCCCGGGATCGACCGGCGGCATCTACCGCCAGTTTTCGGTGACGCTGGCGATCGCGATCTTCTTCTCGGCGTTTCTGGCGCTGTCGCTCACCCCGGCGCTGTGCGCGACGTTCCTGAAGCCGATTGCGGGTGAGGGGCATGGGGCAGGGCACGCAGGCGAGACTCCGGGTGACCCTGCCCCGCATCAGCCTGGCTGGCGCGGCTGGCTGGCCAGTGCGCGCGGGGTTGCCGGGCGCTTCTTGGGCAAGTTCAACATCTGGTTCGCGCGGATGGAGGGGAAGTATGATCACTCCAACACCCGCATCCTCTCCCGCCCCAAGCGCGGCATGGCGGTCTTCCTCGCGTTGGTCGCCGTCACCGTGCTGCTGTTCCTGCGCCTGCCGACCGCGTTTCTTCCGACCGAGGATCAGGGCTATCTGATCACCGCCGTGCAGGCCCCTCCCGGCGCCACGGAAGAACGGATGGACGAGGCGCTGAAGCCCGTCACTGATTTCTGGATGGCGCAGCCCGAAGTCGATAGCCTAGTGGTGATCCGCGGCTTCAGCTTCTTTGGCCAAGGCCAGAACAATGCCCTGATGTTTGCCTCGCTTAAGCCGTGGGAAGAACGCGGTGCCCCCGAAAGCGGCGCGGATGCCCTGCTTGGCAAGGGCATGGGCACGTTTATGCAAAATGACGGAGCCACCGCCTTCGTGATCCAGCCGCCTGCGATCCAGTCGCTGGGGCAGGCCTCCGGCTTCACGCTCAAGTTGCAGGATCGCGCCGGGCTGGGGCGTGAGGCACTGATCGCCGCGCGCGACCAGTTGCTGGGCGCGGCATCGCAAAGCGCCCTCATTACCGGCTTGCGGCCCGAGGATCAGGGGCCGAGCCCAGAGGTCAAGATCGCAATCGACCGGGTGCAGGCCCGCGCGCTCGGCCTGTCGATGGCCGAGGTCAATGCCGCGCTCTCGATCACCTTCGGTTCGGCCTACGCGAATGACTTCAACCGCGAAGGGCGGGTGTTGCAGGTGTTGGTGCAGGCCGATGCGCCGTTCCGCATGACGCCGGATAACGTGCTGGCCTTGCGCATTCCCAATGCCGTGGGCGAATTGGTGCCGTTCGGCGCCTTTGCCACCGCGGAATGGTCCGCCGCTCCTGCCAGTCTGGCGCGGTATAACGGCTATCCGGCCATGACCCTGTCGGGGATGGCCGCGCCCGGCAAATCATCCGGCGCAGCGCTGGCCGAGATGGAGCGGCTCGCGGGCGAGCTGCCGCAAGGCATCGGCTATGAATGGACGGGCGTCTCATTCGAGGAAAAGCAGGCGGGCGGGCAGATCGGATTGCTGCTGGGCCTGTCGGTGGTCGTCGTGTTCCTGGTGCTCGCCGCGCTTTACGAAAGCTGGACGATCCCGCTCGCCGTGCTGCTGATCGTGCCGATGGGCGTGCTTGGTGCGGTGTTGTTCTCGATGCTGCGCGGGCTTTCGGCCGATGTCTATTTCAACGTCGGGCTGATCACGATCATCGGGCTCGCGGCCAAGAACGCGATCCTCATCGTAGAGTTCGCGATCGAGGAGGAAGATCGCGGCGAATCTCCGCTGGATGCCGTAAGGTCAGCGGCGCGGCTGCGGCTGCGGCCGATCATTATGACCTCGCTCGCCTTTGCGATGGGGATGGTGCCGCTGGTGCTGGCGAGCGGCGCGGGCGCGGCCAGCCGCATCGCGGTCGGCACGGGTGTGCTCGGCGGGATGGTTGCGGCGACGGTGCTTGGCATCTTCCTCATCCCGCTGCTCTACCTGATGGTGCGCCGCCTTGGCCGCGGCAAGCATCAGGACAAGCCTGCGGAACCCGTGCTCCCGCATAATCCGCAACAAGGTGGGGAGCCTGCCCAATGA
- a CDS encoding efflux RND transporter periplasmic adaptor subunit — MKRICTALAVALLIAGCSGEQAPPAPQPIPVQTVTIVSQAIPNVIELPGRVEPVRQAEVRARVTGIVEKRLYTEGTYVTAGQPLFRIDPRELRASYAQTKAALDRARATQSNARAVVERYKPLVAENAISGQEFDAAQAAAREAEANVAQIRAQLEAASLQLNYTTVRAPISGRAGRAEITEGALVSQTEGTLMTRIEQTAPVYVNFNQAASEVLTIRRAISAGKIALDANDRVEVRLSFTDGSEYPIPGYINFLAFSVDEETGTIGLRAEFPNPSGLLLPGEFVRAKLFVGELKQGITVPQRAVTLSEKGGSVFVIDAKGQVAPRPVKLGSLVDGNWIVESGLKAGDVVIVSNLQKLRPGVPVTAVNGTKGAKPSAAPKAAATAGAR, encoded by the coding sequence ATGAAGCGCATTTGCACCGCCCTTGCTGTCGCTCTCCTGATCGCAGGCTGCTCGGGCGAGCAGGCCCCGCCTGCGCCTCAACCGATTCCCGTGCAGACGGTCACGATCGTCAGTCAGGCGATCCCCAACGTGATCGAATTGCCCGGGCGGGTGGAGCCGGTGCGGCAGGCCGAAGTGCGCGCGCGGGTGACCGGGATCGTCGAGAAGCGGCTCTACACCGAAGGCACCTATGTGACGGCGGGCCAACCGCTGTTCCGAATCGATCCGCGCGAATTGCGGGCGAGCTATGCACAGACCAAGGCGGCGCTCGACCGGGCGCGGGCGACGCAGAGCAATGCGCGCGCGGTGGTGGAACGCTACAAGCCGCTGGTTGCCGAAAACGCGATCAGCGGTCAGGAATTTGATGCGGCTCAGGCGGCAGCGCGCGAGGCTGAGGCCAATGTCGCGCAGATCCGCGCGCAGCTCGAAGCGGCCTCGCTCCAGCTCAATTACACCACCGTGCGCGCGCCGATTTCGGGCCGGGCCGGGCGGGCGGAAATCACCGAAGGTGCGCTGGTCAGTCAGACCGAAGGCACCTTGATGACGCGGATCGAACAAACCGCGCCGGTCTATGTGAATTTCAACCAAGCCGCGAGCGAAGTGCTGACCATCCGCCGCGCGATTTCGGCCGGCAAGATCGCGCTTGATGCGAATGACCGGGTCGAAGTCCGGCTCAGTTTCACCGACGGCAGCGAATATCCCATCCCTGGCTATATCAACTTCCTCGCCTTCTCGGTCGATGAGGAGACCGGCACGATTGGCCTGCGCGCGGAGTTTCCCAATCCGAGCGGGCTGCTGCTGCCCGGTGAATTCGTGCGGGCCAAGCTGTTCGTAGGCGAATTGAAGCAAGGCATCACCGTGCCGCAGCGCGCCGTCACTCTCTCCGAGAAGGGCGGATCGGTATTCGTGATCGACGCCAAGGGACAGGTCGCTCCGCGCCCGGTCAAGTTGGGTTCGCTGGTGGATGGCAACTGGATCGTCGAAAGCGGGCTCAAGGCCGGTGACGTGGTGATTGTCAGCAATCTCCAGAAGCTGCGGCCCGGCGTCCCCGTGACGGCCGTGAACGGGACCAAGGGCGCAAAACCGTCCGCCGCGCCCAAGGCCGCTGCAACCGCCGGGGCGCGCTGA
- a CDS encoding TetR/AcrR family transcriptional regulator, producing MTPLPDDLRLDRRRKAIIAAARELFVEQGYERATLADIVTRAGGSLATVYKLFGNKDQLLEAVVFESAASGETLIREAAAAGLAPVPTLHRIAKGMHEHFLDPEVIALVRIVIARSISDPQFARQFFERTANPTREALEAVFARWQADGVAMEGTPGFLAEMFMGLFVSDLQTQAISHGAGISPFPERLQERTNFFIAAAGINQLAESAA from the coding sequence ATGACACCCCTGCCCGACGACTTGAGACTGGATCGACGCCGCAAGGCGATCATCGCGGCCGCGCGGGAGCTTTTCGTCGAACAAGGCTACGAACGTGCGACTCTGGCCGACATCGTGACCCGCGCCGGGGGATCGCTAGCGACAGTGTACAAGCTGTTCGGCAACAAGGACCAATTGCTAGAAGCGGTGGTGTTCGAAAGCGCCGCATCGGGTGAAACTCTGATCCGCGAGGCGGCCGCAGCCGGACTGGCGCCGGTGCCAACCCTGCACCGCATCGCCAAGGGGATGCACGAACACTTCCTCGACCCCGAAGTGATCGCGCTGGTCCGGATCGTAATCGCCCGCAGCATCAGCGATCCGCAATTCGCCCGGCAGTTCTTCGAACGCACCGCCAACCCGACCCGTGAGGCGCTGGAAGCGGTGTTTGCGCGCTGGCAGGCGGATGGTGTAGCGATGGAGGGCACCCCCGGCTTCCTCGCAGAAATGTTCATGGGGCTGTTCGTCAGCGACCTGCAAACGCAGGCGATCAGCCACGGCGCGGGCATCAGCCCCTTTCCAGAGCGGCTTCAGGAACGGACAAACTTCTTTATCGCCGCCGCAGGGATCAACCAGCTTGCGGAGTCTGCGGCCTGA
- a CDS encoding PepSY-associated TM helix domain-containing protein, with protein MRAALVLVHRWMGGLIGLGLAVLGLSGALLLWKPWWVSVAQTPRAPSEAETLAIIAAGEKLGAGYVTLPSAEFGVAQAGLPEGGGAYLAHDGTLLARWGSTWDRPETWLFDLHHHLLASETGELVAGWLGIAAALFCITGAILWWPTRRTFQWRALPARMTRPAIIRHHRDLGAVLALPILLAAITGALMVLKPLGQAVLSPLSPAGEVDAWQAKPPAPTSDADADWPALLAAARTRFPDGTARMIVWPKAAGEAVTIRLRRPSEWHPNGRTTLTLAGDGTILLARDAPAAPLAVRAGNALYPLHSARMADSALALPLRIVMTLAGIGLSLLGSLAVVTFWKGRKAPRIAAIRPQTPQAG; from the coding sequence ATGCGGGCTGCGCTGGTCCTGGTGCATCGCTGGATGGGCGGGCTGATCGGCCTCGGTCTGGCGGTGCTCGGGCTGAGCGGGGCGCTGCTGCTTTGGAAGCCGTGGTGGGTGAGCGTGGCACAAACCCCGCGTGCGCCGAGCGAGGCCGAGACGCTGGCGATTATCGCGGCGGGCGAGAAGCTCGGGGCAGGCTATGTCACGCTGCCGTCCGCTGAATTCGGCGTGGCGCAGGCGGGATTACCCGAAGGCGGGGGTGCCTATCTCGCGCATGACGGGACGTTGCTGGCGCGTTGGGGCAGCACGTGGGACCGGCCTGAGACATGGCTGTTCGATCTCCACCACCACCTGCTCGCGAGTGAGACGGGTGAGCTGGTTGCCGGCTGGCTCGGGATCGCGGCGGCGCTGTTCTGCATCACCGGTGCGATCCTCTGGTGGCCGACGCGGCGAACCTTTCAGTGGCGCGCGCTGCCTGCCCGGATGACCCGGCCCGCCATCATCCGCCATCACCGCGATCTTGGCGCAGTGCTGGCGCTGCCGATCCTGCTTGCCGCGATCACCGGCGCGCTGATGGTGCTGAAGCCCTTGGGGCAGGCGGTGCTCTCCCCGCTTTCGCCTGCGGGTGAGGTGGATGCATGGCAGGCGAAACCGCCCGCCCCCACCTCAGACGCCGACGCAGACTGGCCCGCGCTGCTCGCCGCGGCACGCACCCGCTTTCCCGATGGGACGGCACGGATGATCGTGTGGCCCAAGGCTGCGGGCGAGGCGGTGACGATCCGCTTGCGCCGCCCGTCCGAATGGCATCCCAATGGCAGAACCACGCTGACGTTAGCAGGTGACGGCACGATCCTGCTGGCGCGCGACGCCCCCGCCGCACCGCTCGCCGTGAGGGCGGGCAATGCGCTCTATCCGCTCCACTCCGCGCGGATGGCTGACAGCGCGCTGGCGCTGCCGCTGCGGATTGTGATGACGCTTGCAGGGATCGGGCTGTCCCTGCTGGGCAGTCTGGCCGTGGTGACCTTCTGGAAGGGCCGCAAAGCGCCGCGCATCGCGGCAATCAGGCCGCAGACTCCGCAAGCTGGTTGA